A stretch of the Azospirillum brasilense genome encodes the following:
- the nrfD gene encoding NrfD/PsrC family molybdoenzyme membrane anchor subunit has protein sequence MDNHIVEVINVTREVAWLPWAVQYFFLIGLSVGGLLLSLPGYAFAREDWRALGRVALLVALTCGLAAPVALLSDLHQPGRFWHFYVVLRPTSWMWWGSVFIPLYVTGLLAYGWACFREELQAHGRVDSRLAALYRLASLGGGRNDALIRAAGLFALVGALLVALYTGAEVAVVKARPLWHTPFLPVQFLMTALAGAAGLVLVLNRFAAGNDRAVEVRANRLLAGVLGGVMLVGALWLALGLFGLDATHAEALGSVAGSEAWRVTAVWAVAATALPFAIAVAKPAGTGLLTGLIALHGAWMFRWTVFIGGQTVPKTGAGFYDYALPAGPEGLLGIVGTAGLWLFLLIALTAILPSPRRPAPAPARAAQAPAGTVAAAE, from the coding sequence ATGGACAACCATATCGTCGAGGTCATCAATGTGACCCGCGAGGTCGCGTGGCTTCCCTGGGCCGTCCAGTATTTCTTCCTGATCGGCCTGTCGGTCGGCGGCCTGCTGCTCAGCCTCCCCGGCTACGCTTTCGCCCGGGAGGACTGGCGCGCGCTGGGGCGCGTCGCCCTGCTGGTGGCGCTGACCTGCGGGCTGGCCGCCCCGGTGGCGCTGCTGTCGGACCTCCACCAGCCGGGCCGCTTCTGGCACTTCTACGTCGTGCTGCGCCCGACATCGTGGATGTGGTGGGGCTCGGTCTTCATCCCCCTCTACGTCACCGGCCTGCTGGCCTACGGCTGGGCCTGCTTCCGCGAGGAGTTGCAGGCCCATGGCCGGGTGGACAGCCGCCTTGCGGCGCTCTACCGGCTGGCGTCGCTGGGCGGCGGGCGCAACGACGCGCTGATCCGCGCCGCCGGTCTGTTCGCCCTGGTGGGCGCGCTCCTCGTCGCCCTCTACACCGGGGCGGAGGTCGCGGTGGTCAAGGCGCGCCCGCTGTGGCACACGCCCTTCCTGCCCGTGCAGTTCCTGATGACCGCGCTGGCCGGCGCCGCCGGTCTGGTGCTGGTGCTGAACCGCTTCGCCGCCGGCAACGACCGCGCGGTGGAGGTGCGGGCGAACCGGCTGCTCGCCGGCGTCCTGGGCGGCGTCATGCTGGTCGGCGCGCTGTGGCTGGCGCTCGGCCTGTTCGGGCTGGACGCTACCCACGCGGAGGCGCTGGGCAGCGTCGCCGGGTCGGAGGCATGGCGCGTCACCGCCGTCTGGGCCGTCGCCGCCACCGCGCTGCCCTTCGCCATCGCCGTCGCCAAGCCCGCCGGGACGGGGCTGCTGACCGGGCTGATCGCCCTGCACGGTGCCTGGATGTTCCGCTGGACCGTGTTCATCGGCGGCCAGACCGTGCCGAAGACCGGCGCCGGCTTCTACGACTACGCGCTGCCCGCCGGTCCGGAGGGGCTGCTGGGAATCGTCGGCACGGCCGGACTCTGGCTGTTCCTGCTGATCGCCCTCACCGCCATCCTGCCTTCCCCGCGCCGCCCGGCGCCCGCTCCGGCCCGCGCCGCCCAGGCGCCTGCCGGAACCGTGGCCGCCGCCGAGTGA
- the dsrO gene encoding sulfate reduction electron transfer complex DsrMKJOP subunit DsrO, translated as MDRSRRNFCLGAGAATIGAATVATMPAAAAPSGASLRRDGDPAHRWAMVVDVGKCVGCQACTVACIMENDVPENSFRTIVSTYEVTEQGKAGSYMLPRLCNHCEDPPCIPVCPTGATFQRRDGIVVVDNTVCVGCAYCVQACPYDARFINHETQTADKCTFCVHRVEAGLLPACVETCVGGARIFGDLNDPDSAVATLVREENPKVLKPEQGTQPRVFYLGLDPRFQGKVDGTPTLWKPSSQPHAEKEHA; from the coding sequence ATGGACCGATCAAGGCGCAACTTCTGCCTCGGCGCCGGCGCCGCGACCATCGGGGCCGCGACGGTGGCGACGATGCCAGCCGCCGCCGCGCCCAGCGGTGCGTCGCTCCGCCGGGACGGCGATCCGGCGCACCGCTGGGCGATGGTGGTGGACGTGGGCAAATGCGTGGGCTGCCAAGCCTGCACGGTCGCCTGCATCATGGAGAACGACGTTCCGGAAAACAGCTTCCGCACCATCGTCTCCACCTATGAGGTGACGGAGCAGGGCAAGGCCGGCAGCTACATGCTGCCGCGCCTGTGCAACCATTGCGAGGATCCGCCCTGCATCCCCGTCTGTCCAACCGGAGCGACCTTCCAGCGCCGGGACGGTATCGTCGTGGTGGACAACACCGTCTGCGTCGGCTGCGCCTATTGCGTCCAGGCCTGCCCCTACGACGCGCGCTTCATCAACCACGAAACCCAGACCGCCGACAAATGCACCTTCTGCGTCCACCGCGTGGAGGCCGGGCTGCTGCCCGCCTGCGTGGAGACCTGCGTCGGCGGCGCCCGCATCTTCGGTGACCTGAACGACCCGGACAGCGCCGTCGCCACCCTGGTCCGCGAGGAGAACCCCAAGGTGCTGAAGCCGGAGCAGGGAACCCAGCCCCGCGTCTTCTATCTCGGCCTCGACCCCCGCTTCCAGGGCAAGGTCGACGGCACGCCGACGCTCTGGAAGCCCAGCAGCCAGCCCCACGCCGAGAAGGAGCACGCGTGA